From the Hevea brasiliensis isolate MT/VB/25A 57/8 chromosome 13, ASM3005281v1, whole genome shotgun sequence genome, the window TTCTTTAAGAAACAAAaaggaaatggccaaaaccacgTGCCAACAGCCGCGCTTTTCTGCTAAGGGAGTGATCACTCGTGCAACTCAGAGGTGCTCATATGTGAACTCGTCTcctttttcattattattaataaatttttttaacctAAAAGAATAACCTAAACTGTCCAAGCTAGATGCTTTCCATTTTCTTGTTACAAAAAAAGGTGTTATTTTTCTTATCAGATCAGGAACGACCtaaattaaccaaaaaaaaaaaaaaggaccacAAAAGTTCTGGAAAAAACCTTAGGAGAGAGAAATTACCGCTCCATTGATTGGACTCGCGGTTTTAGGCCGAGTCACGCTCCGAGTCTTGCTCACACCAGTCTGGCTCGTCTTCAAGTATCCATTGGACCTCACAGAAATAATCTTAGGCAACGATGTCCTCTCCTTCGCGACCGCGGTCTGCACCTCCATCACGCTCTTAGGATTCTCGTCTTCACACAGTTCTTCTCCTCCAAAATCGCTAATGTTGCACAAATTGCGGAAGCCATTCATGATCTCGAATGAAGTGGTGTTCTGATCAGAGGAGGGACAGCGTTTCTGGACCGAGGCTTGGAGGAGTAAGCTCAGGTGATTGTTGAGCTCTTGGTTGACGGACCGGAGAGCAGCGTTCTCCAGGCGTAGGGAATCTACTTCTCTGGCCGCCTCGCGAAGGCGAGTAAGGCAAAGCGCGCTGCGATTTACCAGGTCCTGTTGCTGCATCACAAAGCGGGAGTCCACGTAAGGCGTGAGAGAGTGGGACGCCTTGGGACATAACATGGAGGTGAAATCGACTTCGTTTGGAAGAGATTCTGCAGATTTGGTAGCAATGTTAAGGTCATCATCATTAGCGGTAGTGGAGGCGGCTTCGTTCTGCATTTCTGCTCGATACTATTATGATGCTTTTTCTCGCTGAAAATAACATAAAACCTAGCCACTGATTAGACAACAAAAATAACCGCCAAGATCTAAAACTTCAAAATAAAGATTTCAGAGAGGAAAAAGCAGAAAGAACCAACAAAATAAAGCTTAAACTTgagaaaaaaagtaaaaagaaaattgGAAGAAACGTGATCTTCTGAGCTATAAGTCTTGAAATCATcacagttgaaagaaaaattaaattagtagcAGAGAGCAGTGATGAAAATGCGCACCTGAACCAGTAGTAAGGAGAGAACAGAGAAGGAagtttctcttctcttctctttttTTCTGCAATTtgtaggagagagagagaagggctaTATAAATGGGAGaattttagagagagagagagagagagagagagagagactgcaGGGAAAGAAAGGAAGCATGTTTGGTGCGAGGGGACATTGACGGATTTCTAAAACCGGATCCTAACGAAACTTTTTCCCTAACGGAATTTCCAC encodes:
- the LOC110647872 gene encoding zinc finger CCCH domain-containing protein 15: MQNEAASTTANDDDLNIATKSAESLPNEVDFTSMLCPKASHSLTPYVDSRFVMQQQDLVNRSALCLTRLREAAREVDSLRLENAALRSVNQELNNHLSLLLQASVQKRCPSSDQNTTSFEIMNGFRNLCNISDFGGEELCEDENPKSVMEVQTAVAKERTSLPKIISVRSNGYLKTSQTGVSKTRSVTRPKTASPINGALKVYVRGGKEEEEEPLELDVYNQGMFKTELCNKWQETGTCPYGDHCQFAHGIEELRPVIRHPRYKTEVCRMVLAGDICPYGHRCHFRHVLTEQESFMGHLKPKLER